In one Campylobacter insulaenigrae NCTC 12927 genomic region, the following are encoded:
- the fdh3B gene encoding formate dehydrogenase FDH3 subunit beta, which yields MARMKFYVDNNRCISCFACQVACSSAHEVPVGINRRKVITLNEGIEGKEFSTTLACQHCTDAPCEQVCPVKCFYIRADGIVLHDKKTCIGCGYCLYACPFGAPQFPRDGAFGIKGEMDKCTMCAGGPELTNSHEERELYGQNRIAEGKVPMCAAVCSTNALLVGDAAEVSAMYRKRVMLRGQNLGIDAK from the coding sequence ATGGCTAGAATGAAATTTTATGTAGATAATAATCGTTGTATTTCTTGCTTTGCTTGTCAAGTGGCTTGTTCAAGTGCGCATGAGGTACCAGTAGGAATTAATAGACGAAAAGTAATTACTTTAAATGAAGGCATAGAAGGTAAAGAATTTTCAACAACTCTTGCTTGTCAACATTGTACTGATGCACCATGTGAGCAAGTGTGTCCAGTAAAATGTTTTTATATAAGAGCAGATGGTATTGTTTTACACGATAAAAAAACCTGTATAGGTTGTGGATATTGTCTTTATGCATGTCCATTTGGAGCACCTCAATTTCCAAGAGATGGTGCCTTTGGTATAAAAGGTGAAATGGATAAATGTACTATGTGTGCAGGTGGTCCAGAACTTACAAATTCTCACGAAGAAAGAGAACTTTATGGTCAAAATCGTATAGCTGAAGGTAAGGTTCCAATGTGTGCTGCAGTTTGTTCTACGAATGCACTTTTAGTAGGTGATGCAGCTGAAGTTAGTGCAATGTATAGAAAAAGAGTCATGCTTAGAGGGCAAAATTTAGGTATTGACGCAAAATAA
- a CDS encoding ModE repressor domain protein has product MEKLIEKIKKKLDKDQKLPCKEALQIIKEYTKEDFQQAILKLGIKISDCELGQFGTLRKGFSKHEIFEVLEPFLDHKNCLECKQALESTQDFDMSEVRSTLKDYQINIKHCELGCFKEKKGKKFNIKSKIWIENPEGKLLFGKGKTDILELIGEYGSIAKAAKILNINYKKAWFYIQDLETNMKEELIIAKKGRGSESGSKLTPRAHELIKNYKILQQEVEEFTNKRFKELFFKK; this is encoded by the coding sequence ATGGAAAAATTAATAGAAAAAATCAAAAAAAAGCTTGACAAAGATCAGAAACTTCCTTGCAAAGAAGCATTGCAAATTATTAAAGAGTATACAAAAGAAGATTTTCAACAAGCTATTTTAAAACTTGGTATAAAAATTTCAGATTGTGAATTAGGTCAATTTGGAACACTTAGAAAAGGTTTCTCAAAACATGAAATTTTTGAAGTTTTAGAACCATTTTTAGATCACAAAAATTGTCTAGAATGCAAGCAAGCTTTGGAAAGTACTCAAGATTTTGACATGAGTGAAGTAAGATCGACTTTAAAAGACTATCAAATTAACATAAAGCATTGTGAACTTGGATGTTTTAAAGAAAAAAAAGGAAAAAAATTTAATATTAAAAGTAAAATTTGGATTGAAAATCCAGAGGGAAAATTACTTTTTGGAAAAGGAAAAACAGATATTTTAGAATTGATTGGCGAATATGGAAGTATAGCTAAGGCTGCTAAAATTTTAAATATTAATTATAAAAAAGCTTGGTTTTATATACAAGATTTAGAAACAAATATGAAAGAAGAATTAATTATTGCTAAAAAAGGAAGAGGCAGTGAATCAGGCAGTAAATTAACTCCTAGAGCTCATGAACTTATAAAAAATTATAAAATTTTACAACAAGAAGTAGAAGAATTTACGAATAAGCGTTTTAAAGAATTATTTTTCAAAAAATAA
- the yedF gene encoding sulfurtransferase-like selenium metabolism protein YedF, protein MKIDCRDLACPRPVIETKKALEELKENENLQILLNSVASRENIIRFLKSSNIEFNVEDIEDESIITIKNNVVLTENCYTDEMTILFLKSNKVGDGELGEKLMVGFLQTLKDLQNPPQKILCVNDSVLMNTDSSHIAFSVMKELEQMEIEIYSCGACLEYFGKSSELKIGKIGNAYEILNELFGKAKIISL, encoded by the coding sequence ATGAAGATTGATTGTAGGGACTTAGCTTGTCCTCGTCCTGTAATAGAAACTAAGAAGGCTTTAGAAGAACTTAAAGAAAATGAAAATTTACAAATTCTTTTAAATTCAGTGGCATCTAGAGAAAATATTATACGCTTTTTAAAATCTTCCAATATAGAATTTAATGTCGAAGATATAGAAGATGAAAGTATCATAACTATTAAAAATAATGTGGTTTTGACAGAAAATTGTTATACTGATGAAATGACGATTTTATTTCTTAAAAGTAATAAAGTAGGTGATGGGGAACTTGGCGAAAAGCTTATGGTGGGATTTTTACAAACTTTAAAAGATTTACAAAATCCTCCTCAAAAAATTTTATGTGTTAATGATAGCGTGTTAATGAATACAGATTCTTCGCATATTGCTTTTAGTGTTATGAAAGAACTTGAGCAAATGGAAATTGAAATTTATAGTTGTGGAGCATGTTTAGAATATTTTGGAAAAAGTTCAGAATTAAAAATAGGTAAAATAGGTAATGCATATGAAATTTTAAATGAACTTTTTGGAAAGGCAAAGATTATTTCTTTATGA
- the selD gene encoding selenide, water dikinase SelD has translation MIYKNQKLTQYVKAAGUAAKLDQLGLDKVISILKPHANILTGISNNEDASVYKLNEELALVQTLDFITPIVDSAYHFGMISAANALSDIFAMGAEVINALNIVGFDKCHFSNDVLYEVLEGARIKVEEAGGVIVGGHTIETSEFIFGLSVTGKIHPKNFFSNNTARNNDVILLTKPIGSGILSTALKANLLEKDKIASMCEQMSFLNIYALRILKKFKSLSALSDVTGFGLLGHLKEMLNQNISIEIYKNEIPLMCGVLEMTNMGLIPEGAYKNKHALQNYIVMDKEDDSDIVFFDPQTSGGLLAAMEEKEAKEALNILRDHNIHAKIIAKCIKNAHSCLLLK, from the coding sequence ATGATCTATAAAAATCAAAAACTTACTCAGTATGTAAAAGCTGCAGGTTGAGCTGCTAAATTGGACCAGTTGGGTCTTGACAAAGTAATTAGCATATTAAAACCTCATGCAAATATTCTTACGGGTATATCTAATAATGAAGACGCAAGTGTTTATAAACTAAATGAAGAATTAGCTTTAGTGCAAACTTTAGATTTTATTACCCCTATAGTTGATAGTGCGTATCACTTTGGTATGATTTCTGCTGCTAATGCTTTAAGTGATATTTTCGCTATGGGAGCAGAAGTTATCAATGCACTTAATATTGTAGGATTTGACAAATGTCATTTTAGTAATGATGTTTTATATGAAGTGTTAGAAGGTGCCAGGATTAAAGTTGAGGAAGCTGGTGGGGTTATAGTTGGCGGTCATACTATAGAAACTAGCGAATTTATCTTTGGATTAAGTGTTACTGGAAAAATTCATCCTAAAAATTTTTTTTCAAATAATACAGCTAGAAATAATGATGTTATTTTGCTTACTAAACCTATAGGTAGTGGAATTTTAAGTACAGCTTTAAAAGCAAATTTGTTAGAAAAAGACAAGATTGCTTCAATGTGTGAGCAGATGAGTTTTTTGAATATTTATGCTTTAAGGATCTTAAAAAAATTTAAAAGTTTAAGCGCATTAAGTGATGTTACTGGGTTTGGTCTTTTAGGACATTTAAAAGAAATGTTAAATCAAAATATTAGTATTGAAATTTATAAAAATGAAATTCCTTTAATGTGTGGAGTTTTAGAAATGACAAATATGGGATTAATTCCCGAAGGAGCTTATAAAAATAAACATGCATTACAAAATTATATAGTAATGGATAAAGAAGATGATAGCGATATTGTATTTTTTGATCCACAAACTTCTGGAGGACTTTTAGCCGCTATGGAAGAAAAGGAAGCTAAGGAAGCATTAAATATCTTAAGAGATCATAATATTCATGCGAAAATTATTGCAAAATGTATCAAAAATGCACATAGTTGTTTATTATTAAAATGA
- a CDS encoding proline dehydrogenase / 1-pyrroline-5-carboxylate dehydrogenase, producing MIQKALLLAEELQKKIESNISQNEREFHAKMQKLLNNPKNKVMLIELLDRSFRCKDKSASFELIEHTLNKYGIADFFSAFEKFLLFSFLNFGKFAPKLSVPFFVKHLREDTKSMVLDANPSVLEPHMRKRKNEDKITLNVNLIGEEVLGEAESSYRMKKYEEALKTSYITYISIKITTIFSQINIIDFEYSKDEVVKRLDKLYALALEEEKKQGVSKFINLDMEEFRDLELTVEAFMESVAKFDIKAGIVLQAYLPDSYEYLKKLFAFSKERVLKGMKPIKIRFVKGANMESEETIASQRGWTLPTFYKKIDTDSNYNKMLDFVLEGDNYKYINVGIASHNIFEIAYAYTKISQANALSSFTFEMLEGMSLQCSYELSKMHDLILYAPVCDEAHFNNAIAYLVRRLDENTSEDNFMRYFFNLKVNDANWQAQKELFIKSLEGIKTLDNSTHRTQDRNNETKAISSYESKEFKNEPDTDFILKANREWAKQIRSKYENLENYDVYPVVKEELKKDGLAVIEVKDKIHNRVIGKAHLAGEEEIKYALDAAKKSNFSELSHDEIYKILEKTAQLTRERRGDLIGIAALEVGKTFLEIDPEVSEAIDFLEFYPHSLEKLKIQNPNTTFKAKGVGVVIAPWNFPVGISVGTIAAPLAAGNRVIYKPSSLSMLTGYMLCKCFWDAGIPKDALIFLPAKGSDISKYLLVDESVKFSVLTGGEDTAYAMLKANPTLLLSAETGGKNATIVSKFADRDSAIKNIIHSAFSNSGQKCSATSLLVLEEEIYEDEEFKKTLVDAASSMAVGNPFVFKNKLGCLADKPDEKLKKAIEELKSYESWALKPEFIDGNPHLLTPGIKYGTKKGDFTHMNELFAPILTVMKANSLKDAIDIVNSTGYGLTAGFESLDEREWEYFHTNIEAGNIYINKPTTGAIVLRQPFGGVKKSAIGFGRKVGIYNYITQFMDLEQVEVDNNLLESDLVKKLENLNLNLTDEDKLELEVVKNMARSYAYHAKNEFSSAKDYVNIRGEDNLFSYTKVKNIAYRVYAKDSLRDILGVILAASILNIDLTLSYDEHEKMDLVREINKNISTKTLFLKESKENFIKKIADFDRIRYFAPLDVNDEIFKKAASCAKIIANSKPLINGRFELLFYHNEKALSISFHRYGNLGIRALK from the coding sequence ATGATACAAAAAGCTTTGCTTTTAGCAGAAGAACTGCAAAAAAAAATCGAAAGTAATATTTCTCAAAATGAAAGAGAATTTCACGCAAAGATGCAAAAGCTTCTCAATAATCCAAAAAATAAAGTAATGTTAATTGAACTTTTAGATCGTTCTTTTAGATGTAAGGACAAAAGTGCAAGTTTTGAACTTATAGAGCATACTCTAAACAAGTATGGTATAGCTGATTTTTTTAGTGCTTTTGAAAAATTTTTACTTTTTTCATTTTTAAATTTTGGTAAATTTGCACCAAAATTAAGTGTTCCATTTTTTGTTAAACATTTAAGAGAAGATACAAAATCTATGGTATTAGATGCAAATCCTAGTGTCTTAGAGCCTCATATGAGAAAAAGAAAAAATGAAGATAAAATCACTCTAAATGTAAATTTAATTGGAGAAGAGGTTTTAGGAGAAGCTGAAAGTTCATATAGGATGAAAAAATATGAAGAAGCTTTGAAAACTAGCTATATTACTTATATTTCTATAAAAATTACAACTATTTTTTCTCAAATTAATATTATCGATTTTGAATACTCAAAAGATGAGGTTGTAAAAAGATTAGATAAATTATATGCACTTGCTTTAGAAGAAGAAAAGAAACAAGGGGTTTCTAAATTTATCAATCTTGATATGGAAGAATTTAGAGATTTAGAACTAACAGTAGAAGCTTTTATGGAAAGTGTTGCTAAATTTGATATTAAGGCAGGCATTGTTTTACAGGCTTATCTTCCAGACTCATACGAATACCTTAAAAAGCTTTTTGCTTTTTCAAAAGAGAGAGTTTTAAAAGGTATGAAGCCAATTAAAATTCGCTTTGTAAAAGGAGCGAATATGGAAAGTGAAGAGACTATAGCTTCTCAAAGAGGATGGACTTTACCAACTTTTTATAAAAAAATAGATACAGATAGTAATTATAATAAAATGCTAGATTTTGTTTTAGAAGGGGATAATTATAAATATATTAATGTGGGAATAGCAAGCCATAATATATTTGAAATAGCTTATGCTTATACAAAGATTAGCCAAGCTAATGCCTTATCTTCTTTTACTTTTGAAATGTTAGAAGGTATGAGTTTGCAATGCTCTTATGAATTATCTAAAATGCACGATCTTATACTTTATGCTCCAGTTTGCGATGAGGCACATTTTAATAATGCAATTGCATATTTGGTTAGAAGACTTGATGAAAATACCAGTGAAGATAATTTTATGAGGTATTTTTTCAATCTTAAAGTTAATGATGCAAATTGGCAAGCTCAAAAAGAACTATTTATTAAATCTTTAGAAGGCATTAAAACACTTGATAATTCTACTCATAGGACTCAAGATAGAAATAATGAGACAAAAGCTATTAGTTCTTATGAAAGCAAAGAATTTAAAAACGAACCAGATACTGATTTTATCTTAAAAGCAAATAGAGAATGGGCTAAACAAATTAGATCTAAATATGAGAATTTAGAAAATTATGATGTTTATCCTGTAGTAAAAGAAGAATTAAAAAAAGATGGATTAGCTGTTATTGAAGTAAAAGATAAGATTCATAATCGTGTGATAGGAAAAGCACATTTAGCAGGAGAAGAAGAGATAAAATATGCTCTAGATGCTGCTAAAAAATCAAATTTTAGCGAGTTGAGTCATGATGAAATTTACAAAATTTTAGAAAAAACTGCTCAATTAACAAGAGAACGAAGAGGTGATTTAATAGGTATTGCAGCTTTAGAAGTAGGAAAAACATTTTTAGAAATAGATCCAGAAGTTAGCGAAGCTATAGACTTTTTAGAATTTTATCCTCATTCATTGGAAAAATTAAAAATACAAAACCCAAACACTACTTTTAAAGCAAAAGGTGTAGGTGTTGTTATAGCACCTTGGAATTTTCCAGTAGGTATTTCAGTGGGGACTATAGCAGCTCCACTTGCTGCAGGCAATAGAGTGATTTATAAACCATCTTCTCTTTCAATGTTGACAGGCTATATGTTATGTAAATGTTTTTGGGATGCAGGAATTCCAAAAGATGCGTTGATATTTTTACCGGCTAAGGGGAGTGATATTTCAAAATATCTTTTGGTGGATGAGAGTGTTAAATTTTCAGTGTTAACTGGAGGAGAGGATACTGCTTATGCTATGTTAAAAGCAAATCCAACTTTGCTTTTAAGTGCTGAAACAGGTGGAAAAAATGCAACAATAGTGTCTAAATTTGCAGATCGTGATAGTGCAATTAAAAATATTATTCATTCAGCTTTTTCTAATTCGGGTCAAAAATGCTCAGCTACTTCATTGCTGGTGCTTGAAGAAGAAATTTATGAAGATGAAGAATTTAAAAAGACTTTAGTTGATGCTGCAAGTTCTATGGCAGTAGGTAATCCTTTTGTATTTAAAAATAAATTAGGATGTTTGGCTGATAAACCAGATGAAAAACTTAAAAAAGCAATAGAAGAACTAAAATCTTACGAGAGTTGGGCTTTAAAACCAGAATTTATTGATGGCAATCCTCACCTTTTAACACCTGGTATTAAATACGGGACCAAAAAGGGAGATTTTACTCATATGAATGAGCTTTTTGCACCTATTTTAACTGTAATGAAAGCAAATAGTTTAAAAGATGCTATTGATATTGTTAATTCTACAGGTTATGGGCTTACAGCTGGATTTGAGAGTTTAGATGAAAGAGAATGGGAATATTTTCATACAAATATAGAGGCTGGAAATATTTACATTAACAAGCCTACAACTGGAGCTATAGTTCTTCGTCAACCATTTGGTGGAGTTAAAAAGTCTGCTATTGGCTTTGGTAGAAAAGTTGGAATTTATAATTATATTACGCAATTTATGGACTTAGAACAAGTAGAAGTAGATAATAATCTTTTAGAAAGTGATTTGGTAAAAAAACTTGAAAATTTAAATCTAAATTTAACTGATGAAGACAAACTTGAGCTTGAAGTTGTTAAAAATATGGCTAGAAGTTATGCTTATCATGCAAAAAATGAATTTTCTAGCGCAAAAGATTATGTAAATATTAGAGGCGAGGATAATCTCTTTTCTTATACTAAGGTAAAAAATATTGCTTATAGAGTATATGCAAAAGATAGCTTAAGGGATATTTTAGGTGTTATTTTGGCAGCAAGTATTTTAAATATTGATCTTACTTTAAGTTATGATGAACATGAAAAGATGGATTTAGTGAGGGAAATTAATAAAAATATCAGTACCAAAACTTTATTTCTTAAAGAGAGTAAAGAAAATTTCATAAAGAAAATTGCCGACTTTGATAGAATTCGTTATTTTGCACCTTTAGATGTAAATGATGAAATTTTCAAAAAAGCTGCATCTTGTGCAAAAATTATTGCTAATTCTAAACCACTAATAAATGGTCGTTTCGAGTTGCTTTTCTATCATAATGAAAAAGCATTAAGTATATCATTCCATCGTTATGGAAATTTAGGTATTCGTGCATTAAAATAA